In Pan troglodytes isolate AG18354 chromosome 5, NHGRI_mPanTro3-v2.0_pri, whole genome shotgun sequence, the sequence tgtttgtttgagatggagtctcgctgtgtcaccaggctggagtgcagtggcacgatctctgcctcctgggttcaagcgattctcctgcctcagcctccgatgtagctgggattacaggcacatgccaccacgcccagcgaattttttttgtatttttagtagagacgaggtttcaccatgttggccaggatggtctcgatctcttgacctcggggtctgcccacctcggcctcccaaagtgcagggattacaggtgtgagccactgctcccagcctatcTTAACTGTTTTTAAGTGTTCAGTTCAGTACTGTtaggtacattcacattgttgtgcaaccatccctACCATCTAGCTGCAAAACTCTTTGcatcttataaaactgaaactccatacctATTAAGAAagaactccccattcccctctcccTTCAGCCTCTGGACATCACCATTCTGCTTTTTGTGTCTATGAATctgactattctaggtacctcaaataaatggaatcatacagtatttgcctttttgtgactggcttgtttcacttagcatagtgctcTCTagcttcattcatgttgtagcatgtcaatttccttactttttagagttgaataatatttcactctacgtatataccacattttgtttatccattcatctgccaaTAGTCACTTGGGTTGCTTTCACCTTTTGGTtataatatctctttgagatcctgccttcaattcttttttttttttttttttttttttttttttttttttgagacagagtctcgctctgtcgcccaggctggagtgcagtggcgcgatctcggctcactacaagctccgcctcccgggttcatgccattctcctgcctcagccgagtagctgggactacaggtgcccaccaccacgcccggctaattttttgtatttttagtagagatggggtttcaccatgttagccaggatggtctcgatctcctgacttcatgatccatctcctcggcctcccaaagtgctgggattacaggcgtgagccaccgtgcctggcctacatgcCTTCAATTCTTTAGAGTATACCCAGAAAAGGAATTactgggttatatggtaattctatttttcattttttgaggaattgccatactgttttccatagaagctatattattttgcattctcaccaacagtgcacaaggattccaatttctttacatccttgccaacatttgttattttctgcttgggtttttttttttttaaaggtaggtgacctagtgggtgtgaagtggtattctttgtggtttttatttacatttccctagtgattagtgatgtcgTGTATCTCTTTGCATTTgcatatctttggagaaatgcctattcaagttttttgtttagtttttaattggattatgtttttttgttaagctataaaacttctatttttaaaatgaagacccTTCTCTGGATCTGCTAATCTTTGTAGGGATAGTAGATAAAAGGGAAGATGTATTCAAAATTAATTCTTGAACTACTCAATGCTTCTGGGGTTTTTTGGGTGTATGTGTAAATAAggtaatacttaaaaaaaatgaattgttttCTAGGTGGACAAGGTGGAGGAGAGAGAATTCCTTGGCAGCAGCATTATGAACAAATGCAGGGCTGAGAAACAGCATGGTGGCCTTGACTAAGTTTATGGCGACAGCAGGTAAGTCTGCAGAGAAAGCTTTACAGGACATGTGGGTGGCTTGGACATGCATCTCCTAGCCCaatgctgtccaatagaactttatcCTGTATCTGTGTTGTCCAACACAGTAATCGCTATGTATATGTGGCTAATAAActcttgaggctgggcatggtggctcacgcctgtaatcccagcacttttggaggccgaggcaggcatatcccttgacctcaggagtttgagactagcctggacaaaatgatgaaaccctgtcttcacaaaaaatacaaaaaaattatcaggcatggtggcatgcccctgtagtcccagctacttgggaggctgaggtgggaggattgcttgagcctgggaggtcgaggcatcAGTGAGCTgtatttgcaccactgcactccagtctgggagacagaaatagatcctgcctcaaaaaaaaaaaaaaaaaaaaaaaccacttgaaatgtggctagtactAATgaatttttactgaattttagtggctactgtattagaCAATACAACTCAACTCTAGGCAGTGGTTTCTTAATAGGCAGGTAGTATAACCAGATTATGTCTTAGATTATAGTTATAATATGGAGAATGCATTGAACAGGGAGAAGACCAAAAACAGTAAAATCAGTCAAAAGACTCTCGGAATAATCTAGGTAGGTGTGTGTAAACTTTGGCCCCCCCTTTAGTTATCAGTCCTTAATTctactctgatttctttcagttaGGATGTTTATTTGATTAGTACCATAAAGACCAAGTAACAATGATTAAGCAAGATAGAAAATTTTCTTTGTCATATAAATGTGCTGTTGAAGGGCAAACCAGAGACTTCTAGAAGCCCTTCTCCACAAAGTTCTCCAGGGGTCTATGTTCTTCTAGCTGCTTTTGGACCTCCTGAGGATTGCCTTGTTCACATGGGTGAAACAGAATCACAGCTtgcaggaaggggaaagaaaatattGTGACTTAGAAGCTTCCTTTTAAGCAATGACAGAATGAAAGTTGCATATAACACTTTGGCTCACATTCTATGTTAAGCTAAAACTTGGGAGATTCTGACATCAAAGACGCCACGTATTTAGGAAAGAGTTTATAGGCATAAAGAGTGGGAAATTTTTCAGCTACAGCTCAGCCTTTCTTGTACATCAGTGTCCTCACATGGGGAAAGAAGAGAGTAGTGCTTGAATGGGAGGAGTGAAAGAAAACTTGTACGACATCAGAGAATCCCTGCTGTACTAGTTTATTAatgctgccgtaacaaaatatcacaactGAGCGACTTAAACAACAAAAGTGTctttgtctcacagttctggaggctagaaatccaaaatcaaggtttCAGTAGAGTTGATTCCTTCTGAGGGCAATGAGGGAAAGATCTGTTCCAGCTTCTCTGCTTGGCTTGTAGATAGCCATTCTTTCCTATGTCCCTTCACCTTGTATTCTCTCTTTGTATGTCTGTATCCAAATTTTCCCTTTATAAAAGGACACCGGCCATATTAGGATGGGTTAGGTCACATTCTAATGACCTACTTTCAGTTGACCTCACTGTAACTCTCTAAAGGCGCTGTCTCCAAATaagggtcacattctgaggtaccaaGTTTTAGGacttcaacgtatgaattttggTGGAACACAGTTCAACCCATGATATCTGCTAATAAGGGAGCTTGCAAATATGACTAATTTCTAACCAGTTTCTAACATCCCATTTGACAGCAGGGAATTCCATATTTAAGGAAACCATTCATATTAACATTTAACATGGTTTTATGGCCGCCCAAAATCAATTTGTCACACTTCTCTTTTTTGATGTTTAAAGGGCAGAGACACCAAAAGCTGAGACTCTGAACTTGATCAGTGTATTTTCAAATTTCAGGAATTCTTCTCATCAGAGAGCCTAACTTGGAAATGACCATTTaccttttccaaattttcttaacCCATAAAGAGGTTAAGGCCAACATAAGGGAGCTAATACATCTGCTGATTGAAAGTCAGATTATCTCAACTGCAAAAAAAAGTTGGGGCTTGAGttagatattaaaaaaataaaaatgattcacTGTGAAAAGTGGTACAAAACTATGTTAAATATAACATTGTTgggacaaaacaaaaattaattttattgaaagactgactttttaaagttttttagcttgttattttatttcttttttgttgttgtttctttgagaTAGTGTCTTGGTCTGtcccgcaggctggagtgcagtggcacgatcttggcttactgcaacctccacctcctgggttcaagtgattcttgtacctcagcctcccaaggagctgggattacagacatgcaccaccacaccctgctacattttattttttttgtatgtatttttagtagagatggagttttaccatgttgcccaggctggtctcgaactcctgggctcaagcgaccctccggcctcggcctcccaaagtgctgggattacaggcttgagccactgcgcccagcctagctcgttattttaaaaagtattcccCATTTCTTGTAAATCGCTTGTTCTCTGCACAGTGGAACATTCTCTTGGCTGATTTGTAGATGGGAAGGCTCTTTCTACTGAACTCAGACTCATTACTGTCAGGAGTAGCAAACGTTAACTTTCTAAATGCATTTTACCCAGAATATAAACCTATGTGCTATTCTTAAATAGATTTAAACTTTCTCAAttctaacattttaataattttagaacTCATTTCCAACCTGTTTTATACACTGTTCAGCTGATACTTCACAATTAGTACTTTTGATCTAAGTGTTTTCAGGGTGAGATTCCAGATGATCCCAGTAGTTTTGTTGATAAGTCTTCCGTCTTCCCACTAAGTGAAAGTCATATGTTGAAGAATGCAAATCCTTCAGTGTTTAGGTTTTACTCCTGAATTAGTCAGTCTTTCAGACACCCCAGAATAAATCCAGTTACTGCCTCTCATCTTTAAAAACCCTTCTGGTTTCTTCAGTCAGAGAACACAAATCTCCAAGTATTATTGCCAGGCTGAAATTCAGGACACAGCAACTTATTTCGGATGTTAATGTTCCTTGCTCCCCAACTTTATGCAAATGACAAAGGACGAAAATATACAAGGACatgctttgggagtccaaggtgggaggatcgcttgagcccaggagttcaagaccagcctggtcaacatagagaaacctcatctctacaaaaaaaattgaacttaGCTATGTatattggcacatgcctgtagtcccagctactcaggttactgaggtgggagattggcttgagcctaggaatttgaggctgtagtgagccattacggtgcgattgcactccagcctgggtgacagaggaagactctgtctcacaaaaaaaaaaaaaaaaaaaaaaaaaaaaaagtatattatctATTTGGGAAATCACATTAAAAACCTACACacaccaggccgggcacggtggctcatgcatgtaatcccagcactttgggaggccaaggcgggcggatcacgaggtcaggagatcgagaccatcccggctaacacggtgaaaccccgtctctactaaaaatacaaaaaattagccgcgcgtggtggcgagcgcctgtagtcccagctactcgggagactgaggcaggagaatggcgtgaacccgggaggcggagcttgcagtgagccgagatcgcgcctctgcactccagcctgggcgacagagcgagactttgtctcaaaaaaaaaaaaaaaaaatacacacaccaAAGAATATACTTTAGTACAAATTATAGACAAGTATATAATAGTATAAGCAGCATTTACAATGAATTCACaatctttttttagaaaaaaggaaaggatacAGCAATTAAGAGAGTTCCATGCCCTCAGGTTTTATTATTTGACGTGATGGCAGACAGAGGGGATGAAAAGGAGCAGACATCCTTTTTGTGAAAACATTTAGGCCCTCAAGTCAAGAAACTAGGGCTTGAAAGCCCTTGTTTTTGGACTCTAAGGATCTCATGAAAGCTGTGGACTGACTCTtcagaaaaatacacatacacttGATATTTTGCACGAGTTTCTTGGTGTTCATGGGTACCCTTCAGGCAAGTGAAATATATTATCTGTCTCAAACTGCATTCTCCTTTGATTTCCTTCACCACAGTGGCTGGAgaactaaaaattatttctttttctgatttctttgtagtTGGGGTAACATGTGACCTGGATCTGATCATTGTGATTCAAGTCAGCGTCACTGTGGGGGTTTCGGGAAACATTTTTTGAAAGGGAGCAACTTGGCTGGAACACTCCATCAATTCTTTGCCCTGTGCATTTTTGCCCTTCTTTCTGCCTCTCAGGAATGCAGACAGAATTCCTGGAGGAACAGCAGCTATCATACATCCGTGATGATGAAAGCCATGGGACAAAGGCAATTGAGCAAGAAGACAGGAGCTGGGGACATTCTTGACAGTAGTGCCACCTCTGGATGATTTACCTTGGGACCTCTTATTAAATGAGATAGGACTTCTTCCTGTTTAATCCACTGGAGTGGAATTTTCTGTTACAGTGAATGCAGTCCTAATTGATGATATTGGCTAATACATATTAGCACCCGCTATGTCCCAGTACAGTTTAAGCATTTTATCtactaatgttttaaattttctcagtGAACTTATGAGATAGGCCAAAGGTTCTCAGAGTGTGGTTCCtggaccagcaacatcagcatcacctggaaacttgttagaaatacaaattttagggCCTGGCCctagacccactgaatcagaaactctaggggtGAGGACCTAGCAGTCTGTTTAAAAAGCCCTCCATGCTATTTTGATGAATGCCAAAGTTGGACAGCTACTGAGATAGGGtattgttattatccccattttacagataaggaaacagctGAATTTATGTcacttgcccaatgtcacacaacTAGCAAGACTGACTCCTTGAAGCTCATCACATGTAAGAACTGCTTTAGAGCAGTGGTCTTCAAACTTTGAAAGCATATCCTGTTGAAAAATTATGTATCCACTTCTACATTTTTAAGTTGACATCTAAAAATTTCACATCATAAGTTTAAACAGTTGTAAAAAATGTGATTTCTGGTATATTGTGaattatgacattttaaaatgtattccatCACTCCTCTAAATGTATTCagtggtttctaaataccatagTGATTTAAATCtatcatcaaattaaaaaaaaaacaagcttttttttttaacattagatattttgcatctttttctctctttttttttttttttttttttgagacagactctcactgtgtcacccaggctggagtgcagtggcacaatcttggctcattgcaacttccacttcccaggttcaagtgattctcctgcctcagcttcccgagtagctgggattacaggcgtacgccaccatgcccagtcaacttttgtatttttagtagagacggggtttcatcatgctggctaggctggtcttgaactcctgacctcaagtgatctgcccaccttggtcttccaaagtactgggactacaggcatgagaaaCCAAGCCCGgccatctttctcttttttacttgAATTCagtctttttattcttcttccattcctccctctctctcttttttttttttttttttgagacagtctcactatgtcacccaggctggagtgcagtggcacaatctcggctcactgcagcctctacctcccagattcaagcgattctcctgcctcagcctcctgagtagttgggactacaggtgcgtgccaccatgcccggctaatttttttgtatttttagtagagatagggtttcaccatgttggccaggatggtctcgatctcctgacctcatgatctgcctgccttggcctcccaaagtgctggggtcacaggcatgaaccaccgctcctggcctctttctttcttttctattcttttccatctgCCCGCCCCAAACatctccctccctacctccctccctccctactttccttccttccttccttcctctctttttgtttctctatttttctttttttccttcttttttgagaccatctcactctgttgcccaggatggaatgcagtggcacaatcttagctcactacaacctctgcctcccaggttcaagcaattctcctgcctcagcctcccaagtagctgggaccacaggcagatgCCACTACACCaagctaaagtttttttttttatttttcatagagacaggggatctcattatgttgcccaaactggtcgtgaactcctgggctcaagcgctttgcctgcctcggcctcccaaagtgtagggattacaggcgtgagccactgtgcacgttgggactaatattttcttattcatatttCCATGGCAGAATATTCTTCACTGCTAGAATGAGACCAGAGGTCAAAATCAGCTCTATGTCTGTTTGTCATTCTTATGGATATGAGAAATTGTGTTCACACAAGTAGATAGGAATGAAAGGAATTTTGAAATAGAAATGCAGTTCTAATTTTTCTAACTTCCATATTACGTGCCAAAAATCACATAATAATCTATCGTAAGATTCTCTAGTCCTCTCTCATCTGGTGATCTTCTTTTCCACGCTTTCTTTGCAACCCCCTCATGTGGCCAACATTTAGAGTAATGTTttccaacttctttttcttcagctcacagtaataaatacattttacatctTGACTCCTGAATGTATATGAATTTATAACGAAAGGTTTTATAATTCACTCCTTTCCCTTGCTACttataagtaaaagtaaaaagttagtattaaatatgcatttaatCATATTTAAATAGTCGTGCATTgtttaatgacagggatacattctgagaaatgtgttgttaggtgatttcatcctTGTGCAGACTCACAGAGTgcacttatacaaacctagatcgtacagcctactacacacctaggctgtttgctataacctattgctcctaggctataaacctgtgcagcatgttactgtactgagtattgtaggcaattgtaacacaatgataatATTTGTATACCTAAACATATcgaaacatagaaaaggcacagtaaaaatacaatataaaagattttttaaaatggtacacctggccgggtgcagtggctcacacctgtaatactaacactttgggaggccaaggcaggtggatcacttgaggtcaggagtttgaaaccagcctggccaacatggtgaaactccgtctttactaaaatacaaaaaaattagccagtatggtggcgggcacctgtaatcccagatacttgggagattgaggcagttgaatcacttgaacctgggaggcggaggttgcagtgagccaagatcatgccactgcactccagcctgggcaatagagcaaaactccatctccaaacaaaaaaaagtatacttGTATAGGACACttatggagcttgcaggactggaagttgctctgggtgagtcagtgagtggtgaatgaatgtgaaggcctaggacaatactgtacactactgtagactttataaacactacatttaggctacactaaatttgtaaaaaatatttttcttcaatagtaaattaaccttagcttactataacttttactttacaaacttttaaattatttatttattttattttatttatttatttttttgagatggagtcttgctctgtcgcccaggctagagtgcagtggcgcgatctcagctcactgaaacctctgcctcccgggttcaagtgattctcctgcctccgccacgtgagtagctgggattacaggcgtgtaccaccatgctcagacaaataaaactggaaagataGACTGAGGCTAGAATAAGGAAGGGCTTGGATGTTACCCCAAGGATTATGTTTAGAGGTAATCAAAAGGAGTTAGGGGAGTTTCAAGCTGGGGAAGGGCCTGATAAACTTATTTGGGGGAGGTGCTGTTAATCTGGAGTCTAGAATGGTGGGGATAATAACTAGGGTCAGTTAAAAGACAATATAACAGAACTTAAGGCATGACACATTATGGGCATGCAGtaagcatttgttaaatgaataaggaGTTAAACTATAGAGAGGATATTGGGGCTTGAATGGAAGACTTAAGAGAGTTTTAGAAACGAGGGATCATTAGGAATTGTCTTTGAAGGGCGAGAAGTAAATATAGAGAATTTAAAGAAACTCCTCCCTTTTTCCCCACTTACTTCTTAGGCGATGCCTCTTCATGGGtggtggatgaagaaactgaacagGGCCATGATCCTTATCTGTAATTTCCCGGCTACCACACTGCTTTGGTGGTCTTCCCTTGTCTCTTCCTGGGTAGAAACAGAACTACCTGGAGATCCCAATGTTCTTGTCAGTGCACTTTTCATGGACTGCAGTGGTAAGACGATGTGTTGGATGCCCAAACACAAACCAAGTAAGTCCTGGATTTAAAAAGGAAGGGCTAAATGTCATTACTAACCTGAGCCTCAGTGCTCCCTCCCCTCATTTCCCTCACAACTACTTCTTCCTGCTGACATCCACCAAACTTTACTATGTGACCTTTAGAACTGGGGGACTCTGAAACCAGAGAGAGCCCTGAAAAGAACTTatacccctctctctctctctttagcctACTTCATACTGGGTGGAATTTTTATGATTAGCGCCCTTCTCCTCTCATTCTGCTTGAACTTTTTGTTGCTGACCTTCCCTCAGTTATTCCCTGAGACCCAGAAACAGTATATTTTCTGTGCATCCATCTGCATTGTCACAGGTAAAGAGAGGCAGGAATAAATTCCGAATGTCTTGGCCTTGGGGTGAGGGTGGAAGAGGCTTAATTAGCCTCTTAAAAAGTTTTCAGGAGGGTACAAGGGAAAAGGAGAAGCTAGGAGAAAAAATGGTCtgaaaggagggagaagaagaatgaggggaggtgatgaaataatttggttCCCTGATCATAATACTACAGTTAAATCTTTAAGTATTGATAAGCTAATTAGCAGATTgatctctcccttcttttttgGGGTTGACAAGTACTTTTGTGTTCTTCTCCTTACTTATGCACTATACACAAATTTTGAAAGTGAGTCAGGGACCTGACCCAACAAAAGTCACTTATAAGTTTCCTTACTTCATAAATTCATTCAGCTATGCTCTATTTCTGCTATGTGGTGAGTGATCATTGGATTCTGTGAGGCCGAAGAGGGAGAGTTAACCTCCCAGGAAGTGGATAAAGCTaatttctgggccgggcgcggtggctcacgcctgtaatcccagcactttgggaggccaaggcaggtggatcacgaggtcaggagatccagaccatcctggctaacacagcaaaaccccgtctctactaaaaatacaaaaaattagccaggcgtggtggcgggcacctgtagtcccagctactcgggaggctgaggcaggagaatggcgtgaacctgggaagcggagcttgcagtgagccgagattgtgccactgcactccagcctgggcgaccgagcaagactccgtctcaaaaaaaaaaaaaaaaaaaaaaaaaaaaaaaaagcttatttctttggtctttcatttctttttctgtaaaggtctCATATATGTGGAAGCTATAGCAACACCCAGTCATGTAATCTACccctttttgtctttgatttctgATCATGAATGCTCATTCatcacttctttgttttgttttgttttgttttgttttgttttgttttgtgacagagTGTCTCTtcattgcccaagctggggtgcagtggcactgtctcagctgactgcaacctttgcctcctgggttcaagcgattctcctgcctcagcctcccgagtagctgggattacaggcagcgccaacaagcccggctaattttttttgtatttttagtagagacgaattTTCggcatgttagccaggctggtcttgaactcctgacctcaggtgatctgcccacctcggcctcccagagtgttgggattatagccgtgagccaccatgtccagtcatACATGACTTCTTATTGTTCAgtgacctatttttaaaaatatatccttctccaaaaaaaaaaggaccaaaaaaaatcctttcttgatttttttccctgcaCTTCACTTTTACCACCTGAACACCAGAAGAGGGATTGGGAAGCAATCCCTGTGCACCAAACATACCTTGAAAAAGGGATAGAATCCAGAGTATGGGAAAGacttgtttccttttcttgacAACAGAAAAAGTCTGAAGACATTCTGTCAGACCAACTGCATGATGTGtgaggcccagtgcaaaatgaaaatacagagtCTCTGgttcaaaaattattaacaatCTCCAGATGGTGATAGCAGAGCATTGAACCAATTGTGGGGCTCTTCTGGGTGCAGGGCCATTTGCAACTGTAGAAGTTAACATGCCCATGAAGCTAGTCTGGACATCTTTAGAGTGATGATAAAAATGTACATGAGTAATTCACACTTTAGTGCCTGGACTCTTAAGCTATTTGAAAATTAGCAATTGTCATCATTGAGTCATCAGTATAATTACTGTTTTCTAGGAGCCCTCTACCTTCGCAATTCCTGGTGCTGTGGAGCTGTCAGAGTTTTAACATCTCAACCAAACCACATGGATACTATTTCCtcagaaaagacaaaattgatcCAAGCAGAAGAGTGAACTCACCGAAGAGGACTCTCTACCCATAACTGGGGATGCCTCAGCCCCTCACACTTACTCCAAGATTAGTGTCACTGATTATGGAAAGAATTGACTTCTTCCCCTGGTCTTGCTCATTTTTCTAGAGCCCAGGACAATAAATGTGTTTTACGGCAGAGAAAAGTGAAGACGGGTGGAATTGTGTGTGTTGAGAGAGAAGCAGATAGGCAATCTTATGCTTTGGCTCCTAGATTATGCAGGTGCCTCTTTTCTATCATCTCCATAAATCCTACCCTTACTGCGCTTCCTATTCTGCAGGGGTATTTTGTTGTCCGTAACAGAACTCCTCCTCTGTCTGTAAAGTTTAGGTTTTGATAAAAAATCCTTTTCCCTCCAGAagcgtctactaaaaatacaaaaaaattagccgggtgtggtggcatccacctgtagtcccagttactcaggagactgaggcaggagaatcgcttgaaactgggaggcggaggtcgcagtgagccaagatcatgccaccgcactccagcctgggtgagagtgatactccatctcaaaaaacaaatgaacaataaaaaacaaacaaaaaagaaataaatgtctagggctaggtgccatggctcatgcctataatcccagcatttagggagacataggtgggcagatcacttgaggtcaggatttcgagaccagctggacaacatgacaaaaccctgtctctgttaaaaatacaaaaattagccaggtttggtggcccACAcccattgggaggctgaggcatgaaagtcacttgaacctgtggaacctgggaggtggaggttgcagggagccaagatcatgccactgcaggtgagcctgggtgacagagcaagactctgtctcaaaaaaaaaaaaagagagagagaaagaaataagtgtCTAGAATATTTTAAAGGCTATGGAAATAAAGCAGGAATATTTTCATGAAAGGCGGCTTATAAAGGATGAGGATGGTTTTCTCTTTAGGGTAAaggaactaatatttattaagcacttactatttATCGGGCAGTATGTGACATACAATGtatgtgggagtgtgtgtgtgtctttcctcataattattttatagaGTAGGGGTTAGTACAATGAAGATGTTGTAGCTTAGAGAGAGGAAGTGGCAAAACCAGAATTGGAAAACAAGACTGTTGGGCTCCAAGGTCCATGCACTTTTCCCCTTTAAAGGTCTTAGGTAAAGAGTAGACCCATTTGGATAGGCCCAAACTAACAGTCTATCTCCAGAGTCCTTGTCCTAAATTCTTTACCCCACTGCCTTCTGAGAGGAAGTTCATCTTTTTACCAGGGAG encodes:
- the LOC101059676 gene encoding transmembrane protein 225B-like encodes the protein MPLHGWWMKKLNRAMILICNFPATTLLWWSSLVSSWVETELPGDPNVLVSALFMDCSGKTMCWMPKHKPTYFILGGIFMISALLLSFCLNFLLLTFPQLFPETQKQYIFCASICIVTGALYLRNSWCCGAVRVLTSQPNHMDTISSEKTKLIQAEE